The genomic stretch ATTTTTAATCCCAAATTATCAAAATGAAGTTGAATCAGAAGATTTACAACTTTGGTTGGATGAAATTCAGGTCCCATGTGAATTTGGTATACTTGACGGAAAGCTTGTTAGAGTTACTTTTGTTTCTTTTGAAGAAATTCAGGGGCATTTTGAAATAAAAAATGAATTGGGTGAAACTCTATTCTACTCTAATTGTGTTAGATTCTTAGACAGTACTGATGATGAAGGAAGAAAGCATATCCGAATAGCAACCAAGCATAATTATAACCGAGGTCTATTCACCTTTTTAGGCGATAATCATGATTGGATGGTGACGAGCCTTCCGGGATATTGCTTTGGGCAATTTGATATTGATGAAGATGTGAAAAGTGCAAAAGCAGGGAAATTAAGTTCTACAGTTATTAATGATGCTTGGTTAGAAGAGAATGTTAAATACGAATTTGCAATCTATGGCGATAACAATATTCTTTCATTCATCACAGTTCATTCCACTAATAATGAATTCTATATTGATGGAACAAAACGCACTCGAAAAGAAAAACCAGAATACGAAGAATTTTCTCCGACTCTAACGATGAAATTTTCAAACCAGAAGGATGAGAAGGGAATGAATATTTTCTTGGATGAAGAAAAAATCTTTGAAGATGTTATGAAGCAAGTTTTAGGAAATGAATTAAAAACAATCATCTACACCTTTAAAGGTCTGGATGCAATAAAAGTATAACTATGATAATAACCCCGGAAATAGCGCAGGAATTAGGATTAACACCAATCCAAGTGGTTGAGCTTAATAAATTACTTGCATTTATAAATGTTAAATCAGTCAGTGAACTGACAGAAGTGTTGAATCCTGTAGATGGGAACATTCCTTTTGAAGCTGCTGACGGAACTCTATATAAAGTGCCTATTAATACATTTTATCAATTGATTGGAGGGTTAGCAAAACCAATATCTCCGAGTGATGCTACTCCTACGGTTATAGGATGGTATAAGCCCCGTGTTTATTCAGCTGATCCAGGAACGAATTACCCTAATTTGGATGATTTAAAAGCAGTTGAAGGATATGACACTTTATTTTATTTTGACGGCACGGATTGGATAGATATTGCTAACAGGTATGGAGTGAGGTCTATTAATGATATTGAAAAAACATCAACTGTTGGTCTGGTGGATACTTATAATATTACTTTTACAGACGGATCTACTCCTACTACTTTTGAGGTTACAAACGGAAAATCTATTACAGATTGGACAGCATCCAATTATGTAGAAAAGAGCACTGTTATTAAAAACGGTTCTATATATTATTTATCTGATGGACAAACAGCAACATCTTCTGATATTCCCGGAGTTAGTTCTAAATGGGTTTTAAAGATATCAGGTGCAGGAGTTTTAGATTTAGACAAAAACTTCCCTTTGAGTTCAGGATTTTACACACCTGATACGGCTCGATTGGCAGTGCCAGTTGCATTGAGAAGAGCAGGGCTAATAATTTACTATGCAACAGCAACTGATCATATTATAGAGAAATTTAATTCAAGTGTTTTGAGCCAATGGACGGTATCGACCCATTGGATTCGATATACAGATATAAATGATTTAAAGAAACATAATGTTAGCGGTTTTTTACTCCCTGATTCAGTTCTCACAAATTACAATGCGGATTCTATTATAAATCTTGGCAAAGTTAATTACGTGGAAAATTCAGATCAGTTATATATCAGTGTTTTAAAAAAAACACCGCCCGTTTTTCAAGTTTCCAATGACTCAGGAGTTTTAATTGGTAGTTATGCTGTTTCAACAGGAACAGGAACTGGTGTTAAAGAAATAGAAATTAAAAATGTAGGTTCAAACCCAGGAACTACAACACTATTTAAAGCTTTGGTGAATTGGGATTTGCTAAAGGAAAATGACAATTTACAGCAACAATTACATATTAACACAACGGTAAATTATCTCAATGATTTGCCTAAGCAGGTCGATTCTAAACTGCAAAATGTAATTGTAAAAGATAATTTTTATTTAAAATCAGAAAACTTCTTTGATAAAAATGATCCAAATATTCTACAAGAGAAATGGATTCCGTCGAATTCGACCACAGGAACCCCTGAGGTAACGACATTAGCCAGTATACTAACAGGATTTATCGGACCGTTTAAAACGGGCGATAAAGTTAATGCTACGATATTTGGAAATCCAGACAAACACCCGCCAGCTTGGATAGCGGTATTTGATGAGAATAAAAATATTATAACTAAATCATCTATATTATTATTAGGTTATGACGGTTATACAATGTTAGAGGGTGAGAAATATATACGTATTGCGCCTAGAAAAACAGATATTCCATTAACGGATGTACCTAATTTAATGGTTACAGCTAATCAAAGAATAACATCTCCTTATATTCCTTATGGCTACTCAAAATATTTAAATCCATTAAATACAATCGTTACGGGTGGTGTAAGATCAAATCAAACAGGTGTTGTGTTTGCCGATTCAATAGGGGAATTGTCAAACTGGACAAACATAGCAGGTAAATTATTAGGCTGTAATTTAATTAATTGTGCTATTGGAGGAACAAGAATGGCTCTACATCAAATAACTCCTAACGATTATGATGCATTTTCCGCCTATAATCTCGCCGAGGCTGTAGTGTCTGGAAACTGGAGCAGACAAGAAGCGGCAGCAATTGCGATTCGAGATAATACGGGCGATGACAATGTTTACATAGTTAACAGAATGAAAGCCATAAACTGGGCGCTAGTCGACTTTATTGTTTTAGCGTTCGGAACGAATGATCTAACGGGAGGGACTTGCCCAATTGGAACGAATGCCGATAATACGGGTACAACAATTAAAGGTGCAATGAACTTGTTTTTATCTAAGATTCAAACCGCTTTTCCAAAAATTGAAATACTTGTTATTACTCCCATATACAGAAATATTGAAGGTGTGAGTTCCGATACATATGCAAATGGTAGGACTCCACCCGTGACAATGAAAGGTATTATCGATGCTGAAGAAGAAATTGCTAAAATAAATCACATTGATGTTTTAACCATGTATGATAATTTAGGTATGAATGCTAAAACATTGACAACTTATACAGTTGATGGAACGCACTTATCTGATTTTGGCGCACAAAAATATGCTTTAAAAGTAGCAAATAAATTAGGATAGGTACTATGAACAACATAACTCTATACAGAACAGTTCACATATTGATAACTTATGATTAAGCAATTTATAATAAATAATCTTCTTGCAATCCATTCAAGCGGCGTGGGTGGTAAGATGTGGTCGTCTTTGCAATTGGCTCTGGTTCCAGCTGTTGGATTGACGATTTCCGAACGAATTACTGGATGGTATCTTGAGAGTTATGTTTTCATATTTATTTTGGGATTTGCTATTATAGCTGATTTGGTAGCGGGAGTTTGGAAGCATATGAAATTCAATACTTTTTCACCAAAGAAAATGATGATCGGTTTTAGTCAAAAAATAGGATTGGTGATTCTTGTGTATTTTCTTACGGAAGCGTTTATACAAATCATAGCAGATGCAGAACTTGATAGTATCTATTTTAAAGTAGCGTCTAAAATAATGATTTTCATATATCCGGCAGGGAATGCTTTGGTTAACATAGGAATAATAACAGATGGTAAATTCCCGCCTTTAGCATTTTTAAGAAAATTTGAAAAATTCAACAAAACATTAAATATTAATGATCTAAATCTAAAAAACAATGAAACAGATATTGATTCTAATTCTGCTGACTAGCTTATTGCTGGGTTGTAGGACAAAACATAAAATGGTCTCTTTCACAAAGGAAGGAAAGACTGAAGTTGAACGTGTAAAACTTGATTCTGTAAAAGAAATAATCCGAAAGGATGAAACTAAAAAAATTACAGATCAGGTCGTAAAAAAGAAGGTTGAAGATTTCTCTGGCGACATCATCATCAAAGGCAAGGCAGATTCTTTAACTCCATTGGTATATCATAATGTAGTTGGTAAAGATACATTACAAAGTATTTTGATAAAAGGAAATGCAGACTTCACCATTAGTAACCACTATAAAAAAGCCGAAGAAAAGACTGAAGGATGTAAGAAAGAAGAATCTACAAACTTTATTCAGGATCTCGCTAAAACCGCAGTTTCAAAAGAGACAATTAAAGATGTTGCATCCGCTGTAAGTACAAAAACCAATGATATCACTTCCACAGGCTTTCAAGCCGGAACATGGATAGTAATTACAATTGTTGTGACCTTTTTAATATTCATCTTTTTCGTCTATAAATATTTTAAGAAATGAAAACATCACAAAAAGGAATCAATCTGATTTTATCATTTGAAGGATTTAGTTCTAAGCCTTATCTGGATTCTGCGGGAATTCCTACAATTGGCTACGGAAATACCTATTATCCGGGCGGGAAAAAAGTAACCCTGAAAGATTCTTCAATCAGTAAAGAAAAAGGAGTAGAATTATTTTCATCTGTTTTACCGACGTATGAAAAAATAGTCAGCAATAAAATTAAAGTCGCTCTTACACAAAATCAATTTGATGCTCTTGTCTCGCATACTTACAACACAGGAGGATCTGATACTCTGTTTTCTTTGATCAATAAAAAAGCAAATTCAGAAACTATCAAAGATTGGTTTATCTCAAGATATATTACCGCCGGAGGAAAAACTTTAAACGGTTTAATCAGACGGAGAAAAGCTGAAGCAGAGTTGTTTTTTGCAAAATAACTTTGTTTAACAAAAAAATCCCCATCTAAGTAAGTGGGGACTTTTTTTTATTATTTTATCACGACGTAACCATTTACTGGAATGACTGAACTTAAAATAATGATATTGTCACCAACTTCAATATGGCAATCTGCATGTATTGCGACACCATTTTGAGTTTCTTTTGTATATAGCTGGATTAAAGGCTTGTCTTCATTAATATTAATCTTGATTTCAATCTTAAAATCTTCATCTGATTTTTTCCAATCTTTGTCTGTAAAGTGATGTGTCATAATTATTTAATTTTTAAGCTGCCAATATATAGATGTTTTTCAAAATATAATACCGTAAAAACACGGGAAATTAGATAATATTAATATTTATCTATTATCTTGGTATGAATTTTGAAATTAAGAAAAAACCATCCAATTTATATATTCAAATTTATAAGAGAGCTTCCAACATCAATCCGGAAGCTCTCTTTTTTTATACGTCAAGTTTTGACGTATTAGTCATTCATTTTTGCTGTGGATAAGTTGTGGATTTCTCTACAATTAAACTCCATAACTTTGCAAAATGGAAGATGGAAATTTAGAAATATTTAAATTAGATAGTGCTGGGTCTTTGATTTTGAAGCCTTTAAACGAAAGCTTGAAAGCTGGCGGTTATGGTTCGTTTCCCAGTGCAGCACTAGATTTTCCCGATGATAGCATAGATTTCCTGAAGCTTTTAGTTAAAGATCCTATCACAACATTTCCTGGAAGAATCTCCGGAGATTCATTAAAAGATATTGGAGTTTTGGATGGTGATTGGTGCTTGATTCAAAAAGGTATAGAAGCTAAACCGAATGATATTGTTGCTGCAATTATCGAAAATCAGTTCTTCATCAAAAGATTTAAGCCTAAATACGATGACAATAATAAACTGCAGGAATTGAAGTTGAACTCTGAAAATCCTGATTTCTCAAATTTCGACATAAACGATGAAACTGAATTCTTTCTATGGGGCGTGGTCACCTGGACATTTAGAAACTGGCGGAAATTATGATTGCTTTAATTGATGGTAATAATTTTTACGCATCGTGCGAACGAATATTTCGATATGAATGTCGGGACAAACCCGTTGTTGTTCTATCGAACAATGATGGTTGTGCTATTGCCAGATCAAACGAAGCAAAAGCTTTAGGTATAAAAATGGGTGAGCCCTATTTCAAAGTAAAACACTTTGAAAAATCAGATGGTCTTTTCGTTTTCTCTGCAAACTTTGTTTTGTACGGCGATATCAGCAATCGTGTCGTTCAAATTGTGAAGCGATATTGCAACGATATCGAAGTTTATTCAATTGATGAAAGTTTTCTTTTTTTAGATGGGTATTCCGACCAGGAAAACAGAATGCGAAACCTAAGACAAGATGTTTTAAAAGGTCTTGATCTTCCTACAAGTATTGGAATCGCTCCAACGAAAACTCTTGCGAAAGTTGCCAATAAAATCGCCAAAAAATATCCGGATAAAACAGGCTCTGTGTATACTCTTGATTCTGAAAAAAGAATTCAGGCAGCATTAAAGTGGTTTCCTCTTGAAGATATTTGGGGTATTGGCCGCAGATATTATGAGAGATTTCAAAAGTACGGAGCTAAAACAGCATATGATTTTACACAACTACCAGACGATTTTCTTCGTGACGAGATGGGTGTTTATGGTGTTAGAATGAAAAAGGAACTTTTGGGTGACCAGCAGTACGGAATGACTATTCAAGAGCCAAAGAAAAACATTGCTACTACTAGAACATTCGATAAAGGAAATGATAATTATGAATACGTTTGTGAAAGAGTTTCGACTTATGCTTCAGAATGTGCAAGAAAACTACGTGAACAGCGATCGTGTTGTAAGCATGTAACTGTATTTGTGACAACTGACAGATACAAAATGGATCAGGCGCAATATTCAAACTCGTTTACAATTACGCTTCCAAATCCATCAAATTCAGCAATTGAGATTTCAAAGTTTGCAAAAAAAGCTTTAGATAAAATATTTATTCAAGGTTTTAAATACCGAAAAGTAGGAGTAATTACCGGAACCTTCGTTCCTGATTCCGAAAGAATGACAAGTATGTTTGATGATGATCTTCATGAGCGTCATGCACCATTGATGCAAACAATGGATTTTCTTAATAAAAAATTAGGTACTCAAAAAGTGAAATTGGCTTCTATGGATATTCAGAAAACATGGAAGATGGATCAGAAACACCTCTCTCCAAAATACACTACATCATTTTCTGAATCAATTGTTTTAAAAGCATAAATAGATATAGCATAAAATTTGTAGATTAGTTTCAAACTATAAGTATGTGCTATAATTATAACTCCAAAGGTGTAAATCTCAAGAAAGCACTTCAGGACTTCAATGCTGAAGATTCCGGACAGGAATATACACTTCGGGATAATGTAAACGCATTCGTAAAACAAACTACACCAGCAATTCCTGCAATAGTAAATCATAACGGAATTATTCTAATAAATACTTATTGGGGAACTCAAGAAAATC from Chryseobacterium indoltheticum encodes the following:
- a CDS encoding SGNH/GDSL hydrolase family protein: MIITPEIAQELGLTPIQVVELNKLLAFINVKSVSELTEVLNPVDGNIPFEAADGTLYKVPINTFYQLIGGLAKPISPSDATPTVIGWYKPRVYSADPGTNYPNLDDLKAVEGYDTLFYFDGTDWIDIANRYGVRSINDIEKTSTVGLVDTYNITFTDGSTPTTFEVTNGKSITDWTASNYVEKSTVIKNGSIYYLSDGQTATSSDIPGVSSKWVLKISGAGVLDLDKNFPLSSGFYTPDTARLAVPVALRRAGLIIYYATATDHIIEKFNSSVLSQWTVSTHWIRYTDINDLKKHNVSGFLLPDSVLTNYNADSIINLGKVNYVENSDQLYISVLKKTPPVFQVSNDSGVLIGSYAVSTGTGTGVKEIEIKNVGSNPGTTTLFKALVNWDLLKENDNLQQQLHINTTVNYLNDLPKQVDSKLQNVIVKDNFYLKSENFFDKNDPNILQEKWIPSNSTTGTPEVTTLASILTGFIGPFKTGDKVNATIFGNPDKHPPAWIAVFDENKNIITKSSILLLGYDGYTMLEGEKYIRIAPRKTDIPLTDVPNLMVTANQRITSPYIPYGYSKYLNPLNTIVTGGVRSNQTGVVFADSIGELSNWTNIAGKLLGCNLINCAIGGTRMALHQITPNDYDAFSAYNLAEAVVSGNWSRQEAAAIAIRDNTGDDNVYIVNRMKAINWALVDFIVLAFGTNDLTGGTCPIGTNADNTGTTIKGAMNLFLSKIQTAFPKIEILVITPIYRNIEGVSSDTYANGRTPPVTMKGIIDAEEEIAKINHIDVLTMYDNLGMNAKTLTTYTVDGTHLSDFGAQKYALKVANKLG
- a CDS encoding lysozyme encodes the protein MKTSQKGINLILSFEGFSSKPYLDSAGIPTIGYGNTYYPGGKKVTLKDSSISKEKGVELFSSVLPTYEKIVSNKIKVALTQNQFDALVSHTYNTGGSDTLFSLINKKANSETIKDWFISRYITAGGKTLNGLIRRRKAEAELFFAK
- a CDS encoding LexA family protein, translating into MEDGNLEIFKLDSAGSLILKPLNESLKAGGYGSFPSAALDFPDDSIDFLKLLVKDPITTFPGRISGDSLKDIGVLDGDWCLIQKGIEAKPNDIVAAIIENQFFIKRFKPKYDDNNKLQELKLNSENPDFSNFDINDETEFFLWGVVTWTFRNWRKL
- a CDS encoding Y-family DNA polymerase, which produces MIALIDGNNFYASCERIFRYECRDKPVVVLSNNDGCAIARSNEAKALGIKMGEPYFKVKHFEKSDGLFVFSANFVLYGDISNRVVQIVKRYCNDIEVYSIDESFLFLDGYSDQENRMRNLRQDVLKGLDLPTSIGIAPTKTLAKVANKIAKKYPDKTGSVYTLDSEKRIQAALKWFPLEDIWGIGRRYYERFQKYGAKTAYDFTQLPDDFLRDEMGVYGVRMKKELLGDQQYGMTIQEPKKNIATTRTFDKGNDNYEYVCERVSTYASECARKLREQRSCCKHVTVFVTTDRYKMDQAQYSNSFTITLPNPSNSAIEISKFAKKALDKIFIQGFKYRKVGVITGTFVPDSERMTSMFDDDLHERHAPLMQTMDFLNKKLGTQKVKLASMDIQKTWKMDQKHLSPKYTTSFSESIVLKA